From a region of the Butyrivibrio sp. AE3004 genome:
- the gyrB gene encoding DNA topoisomerase (ATP-hydrolyzing) subunit B, producing the protein MSNVENNYGADQIQILEGLEAVRKRPGMYIGTTAARGLHHLVYEIVDNSVDEALAGFCDHIEVNINADNTITVMDNGRGIPVDVNHKSGLTGVEVVFTILHAGGKFGGGGYKVSGGLHGVGASVVNALSEWLEVQVVREGKIYQQRYERGKVCYPLKVVGTTDAITSGTKVYFKPDALIFKETTVFDYNILKQRLREMAFLTKGLKITLRDYRVEEGEEPVEQTFHYEGGIKEFVQYLNKSKTVLYDQIMYFEGNKNNVQVEVSLQHNDSFNESTYTFVNNINTPEGGTHLEGFKAALTKTFNDYAREKKMLKDNEDNLTGDDIREGLTSIISVKIEDPQFEGQTKQKLGNSEARGAVNSVVSEQLTYFLEQNPQVAKVILEKAILAQHARDAARKARDLTRRKSALDGLGLPGKLADCSDKDPKNCEIFIVEGDSAGGSAKTARSRATQAILPLRGKILNVEKARIDKIYGNAEIKAMITAFGTGIHDDFDIEKLRYNKIIIMTDADVDGAHIATLMLTFLYRFMPELIKTGHVYLAQPPLYKLEKNKKVWYAYSDDELNKILNDVGRDQNNKIQRYKGLGEMDPEQLWETTMDPDRRVLLRVNIDEEAESDIDVTFTTLMGDKVEPRREFIEKNAKFVKNLDI; encoded by the coding sequence ATGAGTAACGTTGAAAATAATTACGGTGCGGATCAAATACAGATTCTTGAAGGACTTGAGGCAGTAAGAAAGAGACCGGGAATGTATATCGGTACTACGGCTGCAAGAGGACTTCATCACCTGGTGTATGAGATAGTTGATAACTCTGTTGATGAAGCATTGGCAGGATTTTGTGATCACATAGAAGTTAATATTAATGCTGATAATACTATTACTGTAATGGATAACGGAAGAGGAATTCCCGTAGATGTTAACCATAAATCAGGTCTTACCGGTGTTGAGGTAGTATTTACGATTCTTCACGCAGGTGGAAAGTTTGGCGGTGGAGGATACAAGGTATCCGGAGGACTTCATGGCGTTGGAGCATCAGTTGTTAATGCTCTCTCTGAATGGTTGGAAGTTCAGGTTGTGAGAGAAGGAAAGATTTATCAACAGCGCTATGAAAGAGGAAAAGTATGTTATCCTCTCAAAGTAGTCGGTACAACAGATGCTATTACTTCAGGAACAAAAGTATACTTTAAACCCGATGCTTTGATTTTCAAAGAGACAACTGTTTTTGATTACAATATATTAAAACAGCGTCTAAGAGAAATGGCTTTCCTTACAAAGGGACTGAAAATTACCTTAAGAGATTACCGTGTTGAGGAAGGGGAAGAACCCGTTGAACAGACCTTCCACTACGAAGGAGGTATTAAGGAATTTGTCCAATATTTGAATAAGAGTAAAACAGTACTTTATGATCAGATTATGTACTTTGAAGGAAACAAGAATAATGTACAGGTTGAAGTCTCACTTCAGCATAATGATTCATTTAACGAGAGTACTTACACTTTTGTAAATAATATTAATACTCCTGAAGGTGGTACACATCTTGAGGGATTTAAGGCTGCGCTCACAAAGACCTTTAATGACTATGCACGTGAAAAAAAGATGTTAAAGGATAATGAGGATAATCTTACAGGTGATGATATAAGAGAGGGACTTACCTCAATTATCAGTGTAAAGATAGAAGATCCTCAATTTGAAGGTCAGACTAAGCAAAAGCTTGGTAATAGTGAAGCAAGAGGAGCTGTTAATAGTGTAGTATCAGAGCAGCTTACATATTTCCTTGAACAGAATCCTCAGGTAGCAAAGGTTATTCTTGAAAAAGCAATCCTTGCTCAGCATGCAAGGGATGCTGCAAGAAAAGCAAGAGATTTGACAAGAAGAAAATCTGCGCTTGATGGACTCGGACTTCCCGGAAAGCTTGCGGATTGTTCTGATAAAGATCCTAAAAATTGTGAAATATTCATTGTTGAGGGTGATTCCGCCGGTGGATCAGCAAAGACAGCAAGATCTCGTGCTACACAGGCTATTCTTCCACTTAGAGGAAAAATTCTTAATGTTGAAAAAGCCAGAATTGACAAGATATACGGAAATGCTGAAATTAAGGCAATGATAACTGCCTTTGGAACAGGAATACATGATGATTTTGATATTGAAAAGCTTCGTTACAATAAAATCATCATAATGACTGATGCCGATGTTGACGGTGCTCATATAGCAACACTAATGCTCACATTCCTTTACAGATTCATGCCTGAACTTATAAAGACCGGACATGTATATCTTGCACAGCCTCCGCTTTATAAATTGGAGAAAAACAAAAAGGTCTGGTATGCATATAGTGATGATGAACTTAATAAGATCCTTAATGATGTAGGACGTGACCAAAATAATAAGATTCAGCGTTATAAGGGACTTGGAGAGATGGATCCTGAACAGCTTTGGGAAACTACAATGGATCCTGACAGAAGAGTACTCCTTAGAGTAAACATAGATGAAGAAGCAGAGTCAGATATAGATGTTACGTTTACAACACTTATGGGTGATAAGGTAGAACCAAGACGTGAATTTATCGAGAAAAATGCTAAGTTTGTTAAAAACCTGGATATATAA
- the gyrA gene encoding DNA gyrase subunit A produces the protein MADNNNNNNNGEDLADDIFDQVTTDRIKEVDLQKTMEADYIDYAMSVIASRALPDVRDGLKPVQRRILYSMIELNNGPDKPHRKCARIVGDTMGKFHPHGDSSIYGALVNMAQPWSMRYCLVDGHGNFGSVDGDGAAAMRYTEARLTKISMEMTADINKDTVDFSPNFDETEKEPTVLPSRFPNLLVNGTTGIAVGMATNIPPHNLREVISAVIKMIDNKVNEDRETDIEELLPIVKAPDFPTGGIILGTRGAEEAYRTGRGKVIVRAVTDIETMPNGKSRIIVTELPYLVNKANLISKIAEYVKLKKLDGITALRDESDREGMRIVIELRHDVNANVMLNRLFKHTQLQDSFGIIMLSLVNNEPKVLGLVDMLHHYIVHQEDVVTRRTQYDLNKAEERNHIVEGLLIALDNIDEVIRIIRGSSTVQIAKEQLMERFGLSDVQAQAIVDMRLRTLTGLERDKLEQEHAELLKRIEELKLILSDKKVLLGVIRKEISEISDKYGDDRKTQIGHDDSDINIEDMIPNVNTVIAMTNVGYIKRMSIDNFRAQNRGGKGIKGISTIENDYVEDLLMTTTHNYIMFFTNKGRAYRLKAYQIPEASRTSRGTAIVNLLQLSPDEKITATIPIKEYTEEKNLFMVTRKGTVKKTPIMEFANVRKNGLTAINLDDDDELIEVKTTKSDSEIFLVTKNGMCIRFKETDVRPTGRSSMGVRGIMLGDQDDVVGMQLNSQGDSLLIVSEKGFGKRTNLEEFHIQLRGGKGVKCYKITEKTGNVIGVKAVKDEHEIMMITDSGILIQLRMEEITIHGRVTSGVKMINLDKGVSVVAIAKVREKISNGDEEFENIEDAMVEIPEDEGVEIEDNFDDNTDTFDDNNENTDEE, from the coding sequence ATGGCTGATAACAATAATAACAATAACAATGGTGAAGATTTAGCCGATGATATTTTTGATCAGGTAACCACTGACAGGATTAAAGAGGTTGACCTTCAAAAAACCATGGAAGCTGATTACATCGATTATGCGATGAGTGTTATAGCTTCTCGTGCACTTCCTGATGTAAGAGACGGATTAAAACCGGTTCAGAGAAGAATTTTGTATTCAATGATAGAATTGAATAACGGACCTGATAAGCCGCATCGTAAATGTGCACGTATCGTAGGTGATACTATGGGTAAATTCCATCCCCATGGTGATAGTTCTATATACGGAGCTTTGGTAAATATGGCTCAGCCCTGGTCAATGAGATATTGTCTTGTTGACGGACACGGTAACTTTGGCTCAGTGGATGGTGATGGCGCTGCCGCAATGCGATACACTGAGGCAAGACTTACCAAAATTTCCATGGAGATGACAGCTGATATCAACAAGGATACAGTTGATTTTTCTCCTAACTTTGATGAAACCGAAAAAGAACCTACAGTTCTTCCTTCAAGATTTCCAAATCTTCTTGTAAACGGAACAACAGGTATAGCTGTCGGAATGGCTACAAATATTCCTCCTCATAATCTGAGAGAGGTTATTTCTGCTGTCATAAAAATGATAGATAATAAAGTAAATGAAGATAGGGAAACAGATATTGAGGAACTGTTGCCTATAGTTAAAGCACCTGATTTTCCTACTGGTGGTATTATCCTCGGTACTAGAGGAGCAGAAGAAGCATACAGAACAGGAAGAGGTAAGGTTATTGTTCGTGCTGTTACAGATATTGAGACAATGCCTAACGGAAAAAGTCGTATTATTGTTACTGAGCTTCCGTATCTTGTTAATAAGGCAAATCTTATTTCAAAGATAGCAGAATATGTAAAGCTTAAGAAACTTGATGGAATTACAGCGCTTCGTGATGAGTCCGACAGAGAAGGTATGAGAATTGTCATTGAACTCAGACATGATGTTAATGCTAATGTAATGCTTAATCGTCTGTTTAAGCATACTCAGTTACAGGATTCCTTTGGTATCATTATGCTTTCTTTGGTTAATAATGAACCTAAGGTATTAGGACTTGTTGATATGCTTCATCACTACATCGTTCATCAGGAAGATGTAGTGACAAGAAGAACACAATATGATCTTAACAAAGCTGAAGAAAGAAATCATATTGTAGAAGGATTACTTATTGCTCTTGATAATATTGATGAAGTAATAAGGATCATAAGAGGAAGTTCTACTGTTCAGATAGCAAAAGAACAGTTAATGGAACGTTTTGGATTATCTGATGTTCAGGCGCAGGCAATCGTAGATATGCGTCTTCGTACTCTGACAGGTTTGGAAAGAGACAAGCTTGAGCAGGAGCATGCCGAACTATTAAAGAGAATCGAAGAATTAAAGCTTATTTTATCAGATAAAAAGGTACTTCTCGGTGTTATCAGAAAAGAAATTTCCGAGATTTCCGATAAATATGGTGATGATCGTAAAACACAGATCGGACACGACGATTCAGATATTAACATTGAGGATATGATTCCAAATGTTAATACTGTTATTGCAATGACAAACGTTGGTTACATAAAGCGTATGTCTATTGATAATTTCAGGGCACAGAATCGCGGAGGTAAAGGAATAAAGGGTATTTCCACTATAGAAAATGATTATGTGGAAGACCTCCTTATGACTACAACTCATAACTATATTATGTTCTTTACAAACAAAGGAAGAGCATACAGATTAAAGGCTTATCAGATTCCGGAAGCATCAAGAACTTCAAGGGGAACTGCAATTGTAAATCTGCTGCAGCTTTCTCCTGATGAAAAAATAACGGCAACAATACCGATTAAGGAATACACAGAAGAAAAGAACCTTTTCATGGTAACAAGAAAGGGAACTGTTAAGAAAACTCCTATAATGGAATTTGCCAATGTAAGGAAGAACGGACTTACTGCAATCAATCTTGATGATGACGATGAGCTGATTGAAGTTAAGACTACTAAATCGGATTCAGAGATATTCCTTGTAACTAAGAACGGAATGTGTATCAGATTTAAGGAAACAGATGTAAGACCTACAGGAAGATCATCAATGGGTGTAAGGGGTATAATGCTCGGTGATCAGGATGATGTTGTAGGAATGCAGCTTAATTCACAGGGTGATTCACTTCTTATTGTTTCCGAGAAAGGATTCGGAAAGAGAACAAATCTAGAAGAATTCCATATCCAGCTTAGAGGCGGTAAGGGAGTAAAATGTTACAAGATAACAGAGAAGACCGGAAATGTTATAGGTGTCAAAGCTGTTAAGGATGAACATGAGATAATGATGATCACAGACAGCGGAATACTCATTCAGCTTAGAATGGAAGAAATTACTATACACGGAAGAGTCACATCAGGTGTTAAGATGATCAATCTTGACAAAGGTGTCAGTGTAGTAGCAATAGCAAAAGTACGCGAAAAGATTTCTAATGGTGATGAGGAATTTGAGAACATCGAAGATGCCATGGTAGAAATACCTGAAGATGAAGGTGTGGAAATTGAGGATAATTTCGATGATAATACAGATACCTTTGACGATAACAATGAAAATACAGATGAAGAGTAA
- a CDS encoding GGDEF domain-containing protein: protein MRVGLLITEFKEKKVCDLCLGADIAARDLGVELVIFPGKKIITDQNFHDDKPYEYQYQAVYDYIYEAGFDGLVIDIERIGKEAKILKKESFLNQFGKKPMLVLSDMEGFDRVEYDKNDSDFEIGFLAIEQILKKISGNTVKSRKQVLKEFSAEAALNAIRKTSALFEFASQCSYTKDNYDFILSKITNAGFKDFELFLLERPQLCSIKKGWQVPKHSKRIITIHEGKAEKIDKVKYMDTSDIFDLSEIKGTKIIRNVFRGEEQYGFFIMGFDESVRIGDFDDLMTSIVLCGIRINFLKKCLVDTEEELLQCQEEIARDGSVLDHIGDEDYLTKLPNRSGFFAKAYDLLKMSFKNGKYAVVAYIDMESLKNINAIHGHDEGDHAVCRVADILSEVFGENSVCGRIRGDEFAVIEVTDEEDKAEELRIEMARQNNKLLMENTKYLNHLIYSICEFDYEESLSLREMLKETDDNLKNMRRMETLG from the coding sequence ATGAGAGTTGGGCTTTTAATTACCGAATTTAAAGAAAAAAAAGTGTGCGACTTATGTCTCGGAGCAGATATAGCTGCCAGAGACTTAGGTGTTGAACTTGTGATTTTTCCCGGAAAAAAAATCATTACTGACCAAAACTTCCATGATGATAAGCCCTATGAATATCAATATCAGGCTGTATATGATTATATATACGAGGCAGGCTTTGATGGTCTTGTTATAGATATTGAGCGTATAGGGAAAGAAGCCAAGATATTAAAAAAGGAATCATTTCTTAATCAATTCGGTAAAAAACCTATGCTTGTTCTTTCTGATATGGAGGGATTTGACAGAGTTGAATATGATAAAAACGACTCTGACTTTGAAATAGGATTTCTTGCTATTGAACAGATTTTAAAGAAAATATCCGGGAATACAGTAAAATCAAGAAAGCAGGTCTTAAAAGAGTTTTCTGCTGAGGCTGCATTAAATGCAATCAGAAAAACATCCGCTTTATTCGAATTTGCATCTCAATGCAGTTATACAAAGGATAACTATGATTTCATACTCAGTAAGATTACCAATGCGGGATTTAAAGATTTCGAATTATTTTTACTTGAGAGACCACAGCTATGCTCAATAAAAAAGGGATGGCAGGTTCCAAAACACAGTAAAAGAATAATAACCATACATGAAGGTAAGGCGGAAAAAATAGATAAAGTCAAATATATGGATACAAGTGACATATTTGATTTATCTGAGATAAAAGGAACAAAAATAATACGTAATGTTTTCAGAGGAGAAGAACAGTACGGATTCTTTATCATGGGATTTGATGAAAGTGTTAGAATCGGTGATTTTGATGACCTTATGACAAGTATTGTTCTGTGTGGTATTAGAATCAATTTTCTGAAAAAATGTCTTGTTGATACTGAAGAGGAGCTTTTACAGTGTCAGGAAGAAATTGCAAGAGATGGATCTGTTTTGGATCATATAGGCGATGAGGATTATCTTACAAAGCTTCCGAACAGGAGCGGTTTTTTTGCAAAAGCATATGACCTTTTGAAGATGAGTTTTAAAAATGGAAAATATGCTGTAGTTGCATATATTGACATGGAATCATTAAAAAATATTAATGCAATTCATGGACATGATGAAGGTGATCATGCTGTTTGCAGGGTAGCTGATATTTTAAGTGAAGTATTTGGTGAGAACAGCGTGTGCGGAAGGATAAGAGGAGACGAATTTGCTGTAATAGAAGTTACAGATGAAGAGGATAAGGCTGAAGAACTTAGAATAGAGATGGCCAGACAGAATAATAAGCTTCTAATGGAAAATACAAAATATTTGAATCATCTCATTTACTCAATATGTGAATTTGATTATGAAGAAAGTTTATCACTTAGGGAGATGCTTAAAGAAACCGATGATAATCTTAAGAATATGAGAAGAATGGAAACACTGGGATAA
- a CDS encoding exodeoxyribonuclease III gives MSIKLVSWNVNGLRACVSKGEFQKFMDSEQPDVIGLQETKLQAGQIDIDIQGYHQYWNYAEKKGYSGTALFSKEEPINVTYGLGIEEHDKEGRVITAEYADYYLITVYVPNAKDDLSRLQYRCVWEDDFLDYVKKLEKSKPVIYCGDLNVAHKEIDLKNPKPNRGHAGFTDEERGKFDNVVNSGLIDTFRYFYPDLEGAYSWWSYRFQARAKNAGWRIDYFVTSKELEDRLEDAVIYKDQMGSDHCPVGLILK, from the coding sequence ATGTCAATAAAACTGGTTTCCTGGAATGTAAACGGATTACGTGCATGTGTTTCAAAGGGCGAATTCCAAAAATTTATGGATAGTGAACAACCTGATGTTATAGGTTTGCAAGAGACAAAGCTTCAGGCTGGTCAAATTGATATTGATATTCAGGGTTATCATCAATATTGGAATTATGCTGAAAAAAAAGGATATTCAGGAACTGCATTATTTTCAAAGGAAGAACCGATTAACGTTACATATGGTCTTGGAATAGAAGAACATGACAAAGAAGGAAGAGTTATTACTGCAGAATATGCTGATTATTATTTAATTACAGTGTATGTTCCTAATGCAAAGGACGATCTTTCAAGACTACAATACAGATGTGTATGGGAAGATGATTTTTTAGATTATGTAAAGAAACTTGAAAAATCTAAGCCTGTAATATACTGTGGAGATCTTAATGTAGCTCATAAGGAAATAGATTTGAAAAATCCAAAGCCTAATCGTGGACATGCAGGCTTTACAGATGAGGAAAGAGGAAAATTTGACAATGTTGTCAATTCCGGACTTATAGATACATTCAGATATTTTTATCCTGATCTGGAAGGTGCTTATTCATGGTGGTCTTATAGATTTCAGGCAAGAGCCAAAAATGCAGGATGGCGTATTGACTATTTTGTAACATCAAAAGAATTGGAAGACAGACTTGAGGATGCTGTAATATATAAAGATCAAATGGGATCTGATCACTGTCCTGTTGGATTAATACTTAAGTAA
- a CDS encoding MBOAT family O-acyltransferase: MSFNSFSFILIYLPIVLFLWHGLNHLKKWKLADITLIAASLVLYGLFSYTFVLILLSSCFINFLLSKYIKRKHILFFGVFLNLLLLGYFKYTNFFISNISALLGKSFCELQIIMPVGISFFVFSQIAFLIDTHNECNGNIKEEEKLSSVSLTEYLLYITYFPKIVQGPIALPYEIISKFRNKNNRILNSIYFRKGIELFVIGLSKKVLLGDNLAKIADYGFKYTYYMDTLTGALVLVSYALQLYFDFSGYCDMAEGVSLMFGIELPINFNSPYKATSIRNLWQRWHMTLTRFFVRYVYIPLGGSHKGGIRTAINVIIIFILSGFWHGAGWTYICWGLIMGIMVVFDNLGIMATSGDLKKHYLLRDKPLFVIPVLAGRFLTFCMFLLSLIFFRSQNLTYAIQFIKQLGIFTWPGFMYKTAANLDISENYLLITATNLFAKNMINVVYVVSWLVLLFISFIVICSKNAHEIVEKGNPSRKFTLLLIILFTWSFISLSQVSTFIYFQF; the protein is encoded by the coding sequence ATGTCATTTAATTCATTTTCATTCATCTTAATATATTTGCCCATAGTTCTTTTTTTATGGCATGGGCTTAATCATCTAAAAAAATGGAAGCTGGCAGATATTACACTCATTGCCGCTTCTTTGGTTTTGTATGGCCTTTTTTCATACACATTTGTTTTGATTCTTTTATCTTCATGCTTTATAAATTTTCTTTTATCAAAATACATAAAAAGAAAGCATATACTTTTTTTCGGTGTTTTTCTAAACCTTTTACTTTTGGGATATTTTAAGTACACCAATTTTTTTATTTCTAATATATCAGCTTTATTAGGTAAATCTTTTTGCGAACTTCAAATAATCATGCCTGTAGGTATAAGCTTTTTTGTTTTTTCACAGATTGCCTTTTTAATTGATACGCACAATGAATGTAACGGAAATATAAAGGAAGAAGAAAAATTATCATCTGTAAGTCTTACCGAATATTTATTGTACATAACCTATTTTCCAAAAATAGTTCAGGGTCCTATTGCTCTTCCCTACGAAATCATTTCTAAGTTCAGAAATAAAAATAATAGAATATTAAATTCTATTTATTTTAGAAAAGGAATAGAATTATTTGTCATTGGTCTTTCCAAGAAAGTTCTCCTTGGAGATAATCTTGCAAAAATTGCTGACTATGGTTTTAAGTACACATATTATATGGATACTCTTACAGGTGCACTCGTACTTGTTTCTTATGCTTTACAGCTTTATTTTGATTTTTCAGGTTACTGTGATATGGCAGAAGGTGTCAGTCTAATGTTTGGAATAGAACTTCCAATCAATTTTAATTCTCCTTATAAAGCCACCAGTATAAGAAATTTGTGGCAAAGATGGCACATGACACTTACACGCTTTTTTGTCAGATATGTTTATATACCTCTTGGTGGTTCACACAAAGGAGGAATAAGAACAGCAATAAATGTAATTATTATTTTTATATTAAGTGGCTTCTGGCATGGTGCAGGCTGGACATATATATGTTGGGGACTGATCATGGGAATAATGGTTGTTTTTGATAATCTCGGTATCATGGCTACTTCCGGGGATTTGAAAAAACACTATCTGCTTAGGGATAAACCCTTATTTGTAATCCCTGTCCTTGCAGGAAGATTTTTAACTTTTTGTATGTTCCTTCTATCACTTATATTTTTCAGATCACAGAATCTTACCTATGCTATCCAGTTCATTAAACAATTAGGTATATTCACCTGGCCAGGATTTATGTATAAAACTGCAGCAAATCTTGATATATCTGAAAACTATCTACTTATTACAGCAACCAATCTTTTTGCTAAAAACATGATAAACGTGGTTTACGTAGTAAGCTGGCTAGTATTACTTTTTATATCTTTCATTGTAATATGCAGTAAAAATGCTCATGAAATAGTAGAAAAAGGTAATCCTTCACGTAAGTTTACATTACTTTTGATAATACTATTTACATGGTCATTTATATCTTTATCCCAGGTAAGCACATTTATTTATTTTCAGTTCTGA